The following coding sequences are from one Nicotiana tomentosiformis chromosome 3, ASM39032v3, whole genome shotgun sequence window:
- the LOC104104689 gene encoding endochitinase 3-like has product MKMKLSHIVFATLSLLALLLIPSVLAAQCGEQADGALCPSGYCCSNHGWCGTTGDYCDPDKCQIQCPSPSPPPPPSTPTPPPPPPTPTPPPPPTPSQDITEIISSDLFDELLLHRNNVACPARGFYTYDAFVQAARNFIGFGTTGDITDRKREVAAFLAQTSHETTGGWDTAPDGPYAWGYCFKSEVGNPDDMPSYCESNVDWPCAPGKKYYGRGPIQISYNYNYGPCGVAIGENLLGDPDLVAADTVISFKTALWFWMTPQPPKPSSHDIILGIWEPTPSDIAANRLPGYGVITNIINGGLECGHGPDKRVQSRIGFYLRYCQILDVSPGENLDCGDQRSFADGLLFNSM; this is encoded by the exons ATGAAAATGAAGCTAAGCCACATTGTATTTGCAACTCTTTCACTTCTTGCTTTGTTACTGATCCCAAGTGTATTGGCCGCACAATGCGGTGAGCAAGCCGATGGTGCACTGTGCCCCTCTGGTTACTGCTGCAGCAACCATGGTTGGTGTGGAACCACCGGCGATTATTGTGATCCAGACAAGTGTCAAATCCAGTGTCCTTCACCGTCTCCTCCACCTCCTCCATCCACCCCAACCCCTCCCCCTCCTCCACCCACCCCAACCCCTCCTCCCCCTCCTACTCCATCCCAAGACATTACTGAAATCATTAGCAGTGATTTATTTGATGAGCTGCTTTTACATCGGAATAATGTTGCTTGTCCTGCTAGGGGCTTCTATACCTACGATGCCTTTGTACAAGCTGCCAGGAATTTCATTGGTTTTGGCACCACTGGCGATATTACTGACCGTAAAAGAGAGGTTGCTGCGTTCTTGGCTCAAACATCGCATGAAACTACTG GTGGTTGGGACACTGCACCTGATGGCCCTTATGCATGGGGTTACTGTTTCAAAAGCGAAGTAGGCAATCCTGATGACATGCCTTCCTATTGCGAATCAAACGTTGACTGGCCCTGCGCTCCTGGCAAGAAATATTATGGACGAGGCCCCATCCAAATTTCATA CAACTACAATTATGGACCTTGTGGAGTCGCCATAGGAGAAAACCTCCTAGGTGATCCTGATTTGGTGGCTGCAGACACAGTAATCTCATTCAAAACTGCACTTTGGTTCTGGATGACTCCTCAACCACCAAAGCCTTCGAGTCATGACATTATTCTCGGGATATGGGAGCCAACCCCATCCGACATAGCAGCCAATAGGCTCCCTGGTTATGGGGTCATCACAAACATCATAAACGGAGGATTGGAATGTGGTCATGGCCCTGACAAGAGGGTACAAAGTCGAATTGGCTTTTACTTAAGGTACTGCCAAATTCTAGATGTTAGCCCTGGTGAGAACCTTGACTGCGGCGACCAGAGGTCTTTTGCGGACGGACTCCTGTTTAACTCTATGTAG